In one window of Xiphophorus hellerii strain 12219 chromosome 23, Xiphophorus_hellerii-4.1, whole genome shotgun sequence DNA:
- the LOC116714504 gene encoding SLAIN motif-containing protein-like isoform X2 yields the protein MVVPDSSGVVPEPDNGRPTGLTESSDPVCEEAEERGHDLAGVELEEVRKLQELVRRLEVQNETLRNRGAKIVIPRGANSNLSAADNINKRLTCDQVRVGHSGEPGSTDCKLSPPQDNNSSGEDMSPLPVISRLEDDDDEEEEDRVEEEDLGPCGSFLSLTCRNSSERSQGQSQTPESPSQESYESETLTESDSGVDQTALDEVDVLDLEDECLEVEDEDSWLYVSPRKQVAEQGPDSPLKWCRQALDHRSPETEMACRTLINRLDQTSRWRTMYCSPSEGGSTSSGLISPGYHKTTNKSVLTCGNSAVPSMHSALSSQSSIDSELSTSDDSISMGYKLQDLTDVQIMARLQEESLRQDYASSSASASRRSSTTSLQSLRRGGTYSDQEFDTYSLEDEEDELSSAPQRRHRFTPSPLGSPRCLSPSTSNHGQEYSSRLGAPRTRTPRRSLQGPSAELLKFAKSEGMACSRLRSNGQSPLTLRTPVKAVNPVGSMSAGHQSPRGLPVIQSLPVAGGRRVQSPGSVNGGSYVPGRASVGGGRPAVGRGQAVSSISTRSKLTQPPRRSLGMTKISDESWKDGCY from the exons ATGGTGGTCCCGGACAGTTCCGGTGTGGTCCCTGAGCCCGATAACGGCAGGCCCACCGGCCTCACGGAGAGCTCTGATCCCGTGTGTGAAGAGGCCGAGGAGAGGGGTCATGACCTGGCTGGAGTAGAGCTGGAGGAGGTGCGGAAGCTCCAAGAGCTGGTTCGCAGGTTGGAGGTCCAGAATGAGACGCTGCGCAACAGGGGAGCCAAGATTGTTATCCCCAGAGGAGCCAATAGCAACCTGAGTGCCGCTGACAATATCAACAAGAGGCTGACCTGTGATCAGGTCAGGGTGGGCCACAGTGGAGAACCGGGCAGCACCGATTGCAAACTGTCTCCCCCTCAGGACAACAACAGCAGTGGGGAAGATATGTCCCCTTTGCCCGTGATCAGCAGGCTGGAAGACGACgacgacgaggaggaggaggacagggTGGAAGAGGAAGATCTGGGCCCGTGTGGGAGCTTTCTTTCTCTAACATGTAGAAACAGCAGCGAACGGTCTCAGGGGCAAAGCCAGACCCCTGAGAGCCCCTCTCAGGAGAGCTACGAGTCAGAGACGCTCACAGAGAGTGACTCAGGTGTGGACCAAACTGCGCTGGATGAGGTGGATGTCCTAGATTTGGAAGATGAGTGTTTGGAGGTGGAGGACGAGGACAGCTG GTTGTATGTTTCTCCAAGAAAGCAAGTGGCAGAGCAAGGTCCGGACTCACCGCTGAAGTGGTGTCGGCAGGCCCTTGACCACCGCAGCCCGGAGACGGAAATGGCTTGCCGGACATTGATCAATCGTTTGGACCAGA CGTCTCGATGGAGAACCATGTACTGCAGCCCGTCAGAGGGCGGCTCGACTAGCTCTGGCCTGATCTCTCCTGGGTACCACAAAACGACTAACAAATCCGTACTAACCTGTGGCAACTCAG CTGTCCCCAGCATGCATTCAGCCCTGAGCTCCCAGTCCTCTATAGACAGCGAACTCAGCACCTCAGATGACTCCATCTCTATGGGCTACAAGCTACAGGATCTCACTGACGTGCAGATCATGGCTCGCTTACAGGAAGAGA GTCTTAGGCAGGATTACGCTTCCAGCTCAGCCTCTGCGTCTCGCCGCAGCTCCACGACGTCTTTGCAGTCCCTGCGCCGCGGCGGTACGTACAGCGACCAGGAGTTTGACACGTACAGCCTGGAGGACGAAGAGGACGAGTTGTCATCGGCTCCCCAGCGCCGGCATCGCTTTACCCCGTCGCCGCTGGGCTCGCCTCGCTGTCTCTCTCCCTCCACCTCCAACCACGGGCAGGAGTACAGCAGTCGACTCGGGGCGCCGCGCACAAGAACGCCCAGGCGCTCTCTGCAGGGTCCCAGTGCAGAGCTGCTCAAATTCGCCAAGAGTGAAG GTATGGCTTGTAGTCGTCTGCGGAGCAACGGTCAGTCTCCGCTCACGTTGCGAACTCCGGTCAAAGCCGTCAACCCTGTGGGCTCCATGTCAGCTGGTCATCAGTCTCCCAGAGGTCTCCCAGTCATCCAGTCGCTTCCTGTGGCAGGCGGTCGCCGGGTCCAGTCTCCAGGATCCGTGAATGGAGGAAGCTACGTACCTGGGAGGGCTTCGGTTGGGGGAGGAAGGCCTGCGGTGGGGCGGGGTCAGGCTGTGTCATCAATCTCCACAAGAAGCAAACTCACCCAGCCTCCCAGGAG gTCTTTAGGCATGACTAAAATCTCAGATGAATCCTGGAAAGACGGCTGCTACTGA
- the LOC116714504 gene encoding SLAIN motif-containing protein-like isoform X1, protein MVVPDSSGVVPEPDNGRPTGLTESSDPVCEEAEERGHDLAGVELEEVRKLQELVRRLEVQNETLRNRGAKIVIPRGANSNLSAADNINKRLTCDQVRVGHSGEPGSTDCKLSPPQDNNSSGEDMSPLPVISRLEDDDDEEEEDRVEEEDLGPCGSFLSLTCRNSSERSQGQSQTPESPSQESYESETLTESDSGVDQTALDEVDVLDLEDECLEVEDEDSWLYVSPRKQVAEQGPDSPLKWCRQALDHRSPETEMACRTLINRLDQTSRWRTMYCSPSEGGSTSSGLISPGYHKTTNKSVLTCGNSAVPSMHSALSSQSSIDSELSTSDDSISMGYKLQDLTDVQIMARLQEESLRQDYASSSASASRRSSTTSLQSLRRGGTYSDQEFDTYSLEDEEDELSSAPQRRHRFTPSPLGSPRCLSPSTSNHGQEYSSRLGAPRTRTPRRSLQGPSAELLKFAKSEEELRHSMPNLAPRTSLRSLEAVRNSRSMEANLQSSGNRMSHLTRSPSTGMACSRLRSNGQSPLTLRTPVKAVNPVGSMSAGHQSPRGLPVIQSLPVAGGRRVQSPGSVNGGSYVPGRASVGGGRPAVGRGQAVSSISTRSKLTQPPRRSLGMTKISDESWKDGCY, encoded by the exons ATGGTGGTCCCGGACAGTTCCGGTGTGGTCCCTGAGCCCGATAACGGCAGGCCCACCGGCCTCACGGAGAGCTCTGATCCCGTGTGTGAAGAGGCCGAGGAGAGGGGTCATGACCTGGCTGGAGTAGAGCTGGAGGAGGTGCGGAAGCTCCAAGAGCTGGTTCGCAGGTTGGAGGTCCAGAATGAGACGCTGCGCAACAGGGGAGCCAAGATTGTTATCCCCAGAGGAGCCAATAGCAACCTGAGTGCCGCTGACAATATCAACAAGAGGCTGACCTGTGATCAGGTCAGGGTGGGCCACAGTGGAGAACCGGGCAGCACCGATTGCAAACTGTCTCCCCCTCAGGACAACAACAGCAGTGGGGAAGATATGTCCCCTTTGCCCGTGATCAGCAGGCTGGAAGACGACgacgacgaggaggaggaggacagggTGGAAGAGGAAGATCTGGGCCCGTGTGGGAGCTTTCTTTCTCTAACATGTAGAAACAGCAGCGAACGGTCTCAGGGGCAAAGCCAGACCCCTGAGAGCCCCTCTCAGGAGAGCTACGAGTCAGAGACGCTCACAGAGAGTGACTCAGGTGTGGACCAAACTGCGCTGGATGAGGTGGATGTCCTAGATTTGGAAGATGAGTGTTTGGAGGTGGAGGACGAGGACAGCTG GTTGTATGTTTCTCCAAGAAAGCAAGTGGCAGAGCAAGGTCCGGACTCACCGCTGAAGTGGTGTCGGCAGGCCCTTGACCACCGCAGCCCGGAGACGGAAATGGCTTGCCGGACATTGATCAATCGTTTGGACCAGA CGTCTCGATGGAGAACCATGTACTGCAGCCCGTCAGAGGGCGGCTCGACTAGCTCTGGCCTGATCTCTCCTGGGTACCACAAAACGACTAACAAATCCGTACTAACCTGTGGCAACTCAG CTGTCCCCAGCATGCATTCAGCCCTGAGCTCCCAGTCCTCTATAGACAGCGAACTCAGCACCTCAGATGACTCCATCTCTATGGGCTACAAGCTACAGGATCTCACTGACGTGCAGATCATGGCTCGCTTACAGGAAGAGA GTCTTAGGCAGGATTACGCTTCCAGCTCAGCCTCTGCGTCTCGCCGCAGCTCCACGACGTCTTTGCAGTCCCTGCGCCGCGGCGGTACGTACAGCGACCAGGAGTTTGACACGTACAGCCTGGAGGACGAAGAGGACGAGTTGTCATCGGCTCCCCAGCGCCGGCATCGCTTTACCCCGTCGCCGCTGGGCTCGCCTCGCTGTCTCTCTCCCTCCACCTCCAACCACGGGCAGGAGTACAGCAGTCGACTCGGGGCGCCGCGCACAAGAACGCCCAGGCGCTCTCTGCAGGGTCCCAGTGCAGAGCTGCTCAAATTCGCCAAGAGTGAAG AGGAGTTGAGACACAGCATGCCTAACCTGGCCCCCCGTACCAGCCTACGTTCCCTGGAGGCAGTCAGGAACAGCCGCAGCATGGAGGCTAACCTCCAGAGCTCTGGCAACCGCATGTCCCACCTGACCCGCTCCCCCTCCACAG GTATGGCTTGTAGTCGTCTGCGGAGCAACGGTCAGTCTCCGCTCACGTTGCGAACTCCGGTCAAAGCCGTCAACCCTGTGGGCTCCATGTCAGCTGGTCATCAGTCTCCCAGAGGTCTCCCAGTCATCCAGTCGCTTCCTGTGGCAGGCGGTCGCCGGGTCCAGTCTCCAGGATCCGTGAATGGAGGAAGCTACGTACCTGGGAGGGCTTCGGTTGGGGGAGGAAGGCCTGCGGTGGGGCGGGGTCAGGCTGTGTCATCAATCTCCACAAGAAGCAAACTCACCCAGCCTCCCAGGAG gTCTTTAGGCATGACTAAAATCTCAGATGAATCCTGGAAAGACGGCTGCTACTGA
- the LOC116714024 gene encoding solute carrier family 25 member 53, with protein MAGSPDHQQGDEGPQNTIIRLQSYLHGGTSSLLSTVPTVFVFPVYKTIFRQQIHNASVQQAVGQLYKEGPLKLYRGMVPPLLMRTLNGTLLFGLQDTLLRQLSLSTTTSAAALPALAGFGAGIVEAVVFTPFERVQNVLQNGHNDKHLPSLRSVLMKLKVERISQGYYRAFLPIAARNALGSSLYFGMKGPVCAIVAGQGLSPMTSSFVSGTLTSMVISLTLYPLSVLVANMQAQVGGEVKGVIACWRQLWKSRNHSLVLLYRGGTLVILRSCITWGITTAIYDRQQKGSS; from the coding sequence ATGGCAGGAAGCCCTGATCACCAACAAGGGGATGAAGGCCCTCAGAACACAATCATTCGCCTTCAAAGCTACTTACACGGAGGAACCTCCAGCTTGCTGTCAACGGTCCCCACCGTATTTGTTTTTCCCGTCTACAAGACCATTTTCCGTCAACAGATCCACAATGCCTCAGTGCAGCAAGCGGTGGGACAGCTCTATAAAGAGGGTCCTCTAAAGCTCTATAGGGGCATGGTTCCACCACTCCTGATGCGGACCCTGAATGGCACTCTTCTCTTCGGCCTCCAGGACACACTCCTCCGTCAACTTTCCCTGTCAACCACCACCTCGGCCGCTGCCCTACCTGCTCTGGCTGGATTTGGGGCAGGTATTGTGGAAGCTGTGGTCTTCACCCCATTCGAGCGAGTTCAGAATGTGCTGCAGAATGGCCACAATGACAAGCATCTGCCGTCCTTGAGGAGTGTTCTCATGAAATTGAAAGTAGAAAGGATAAGCCAGGGCTATTACAGAGCCTTCCTGCCCATCGCAGCCCGCAACGCCCTCGGCAGCTCCCTGTATTTTGGCATGAAGGGGCCTGTGTGTGCCATTGTGGCGGGACAGGGACTCTCTCCCATGACCTCCTCATTCGTCTCAGGAACGCTGACCTCGATGGTAATCAGCTTGACTCTGTACCCTCTGTCTGTGCTGGTAGCAAATATGCAAGCACAGGTGGGAGGAGAGGTTAAGGGTGTCATTGCATGTTGGAGGCAGCTGTGGAAATCTCGGAATCATAGCTTGGTTCTGTTGTATCGAGGAGGGACCCTTGTTATCCTAAGGTCATGCATTACGTGGGGAATCACCACAGCTATTTATGACAGACAACAGAAAGGATCCTCCTGA
- the prps1b gene encoding ribose-phosphate pyrophosphokinase 1 isoform X1, with the protein MPNIKIFSGSSHPDLSQKIADRLGLELGKVVTKKFSNQETCVEIGESVRGEDVYIVQSGCGEINDNLMELLIMINACKIASASRVTAVIPCFPYARQDKKDKVGSRAPISAKLVANMLSVSGADHIITMDLHASQIQGFFDIPVDNLYAEPAVLKWIKENILEWKNCIIVSPDAGGAKRVTSIADRLNVDFALIHKERKKANEVDRMVLVGDVRDRVAILVDDMADTCGTICHAADKLISAGATKVYAILTHGIFSGPAISRINNACFEAVVVTNTIPQEEKMKHCPKIQVIDISMILAEAIRRTHNGESVSYLFSHVPL; encoded by the exons ATGCCGAATATTAAGATTTTTAGCGGCAGCTCCCATCCGGATCTTTCTCAGAAAATAGCAGATCGCCTCGGTCTTGAACTGGGAAAGGTTGTCACCAAGAAATTTAGCAACCAAGAAACATg CGTGGAGATCGGGGAGAGCGTCCGAGGGGAAGACGTTTACATTGTCCAAAGCGGCTGTGGGGAGATCAATGACAATTTGATGGAGCTGCTGATTATGATCAATGCCTGCAAGATAGCCTCAGCCTCCAGGGTCACAGCTGTCATCCCCTGCTTTCCTTATGCACGCCAGGACAAGAAGGACAAGGTGGGG AGCCGGGCTCCTATCTCTGCCAAGCTGGTGGCCAACATGTTGTCTGTGTCAGGCGCAGACCATATCATCACAATGGACTTGCACGCCTCACAGATACAG ggaTTCTTTGATATTCCTGTGGATAACTTGTACGCAGAGCCAGCTGTCTTGAAATGGATCAAGGAGAATATCCTTGAATGGAAAAATTGCATCATTGTGTCACCTGATGCAGGAGGAGCTAAGAG GGTCACCTCGATTGCAGACAGGTTGAATGTGGACTTTGCTCTAATTCACAAGGAGAGGAAAAAGGCAAACGAGGTTGACCGTATGGTTCTTGTCGGAGATGTGAGGGATCGTGTTGCAATTCTGGTGGATGACATGGCTGACACTTGTGGGACAATCTGCCATGCTGCCGATAA ACTCATCTCTGCGGGTGCCACAAAGGTTTATGCCATCCTGACCCACGGCATCTTTTCTGGTCCAGCCATTTCACGCATCAACAACGCCTGTTTTGAAGCTGTTGTCGTCACCAACACAATCCCTCAGGAGGAGAAGATGAAGCATTGTCCCAAAATACAG gtgATAGACATCTCCATGATTCTAGCAGAGGCCATTCGCAGAACTCACAACGGGGAATCCGTGTCTTACCTTTTCAGCCACGTCCCCCTGTAG
- the prps1b gene encoding ribose-phosphate pyrophosphokinase 1 isoform X2 — protein sequence MPNIKIFSGSSHPDLSQKIADRLGLELGKVVTKKFSNQETCVEIGESVRGEDVYIVQSGCGEINDNLMELLIMINACKIASASRVTAVIPCFPYARQDKKDKSRAPISAKLVANMLSVSGADHIITMDLHASQIQGFFDIPVDNLYAEPAVLKWIKENILEWKNCIIVSPDAGGAKRVTSIADRLNVDFALIHKERKKANEVDRMVLVGDVRDRVAILVDDMADTCGTICHAADKLISAGATKVYAILTHGIFSGPAISRINNACFEAVVVTNTIPQEEKMKHCPKIQVIDISMILAEAIRRTHNGESVSYLFSHVPL from the exons ATGCCGAATATTAAGATTTTTAGCGGCAGCTCCCATCCGGATCTTTCTCAGAAAATAGCAGATCGCCTCGGTCTTGAACTGGGAAAGGTTGTCACCAAGAAATTTAGCAACCAAGAAACATg CGTGGAGATCGGGGAGAGCGTCCGAGGGGAAGACGTTTACATTGTCCAAAGCGGCTGTGGGGAGATCAATGACAATTTGATGGAGCTGCTGATTATGATCAATGCCTGCAAGATAGCCTCAGCCTCCAGGGTCACAGCTGTCATCCCCTGCTTTCCTTATGCACGCCAGGACAAGAAGGACAAG AGCCGGGCTCCTATCTCTGCCAAGCTGGTGGCCAACATGTTGTCTGTGTCAGGCGCAGACCATATCATCACAATGGACTTGCACGCCTCACAGATACAG ggaTTCTTTGATATTCCTGTGGATAACTTGTACGCAGAGCCAGCTGTCTTGAAATGGATCAAGGAGAATATCCTTGAATGGAAAAATTGCATCATTGTGTCACCTGATGCAGGAGGAGCTAAGAG GGTCACCTCGATTGCAGACAGGTTGAATGTGGACTTTGCTCTAATTCACAAGGAGAGGAAAAAGGCAAACGAGGTTGACCGTATGGTTCTTGTCGGAGATGTGAGGGATCGTGTTGCAATTCTGGTGGATGACATGGCTGACACTTGTGGGACAATCTGCCATGCTGCCGATAA ACTCATCTCTGCGGGTGCCACAAAGGTTTATGCCATCCTGACCCACGGCATCTTTTCTGGTCCAGCCATTTCACGCATCAACAACGCCTGTTTTGAAGCTGTTGTCGTCACCAACACAATCCCTCAGGAGGAGAAGATGAAGCATTGTCCCAAAATACAG gtgATAGACATCTCCATGATTCTAGCAGAGGCCATTCGCAGAACTCACAACGGGGAATCCGTGTCTTACCTTTTCAGCCACGTCCCCCTGTAG